A region of Colletotrichum destructivum chromosome 11, complete sequence DNA encodes the following proteins:
- a CDS encoding Putative GroES-like superfamily, alcohol dehydrogenase-like, trans-enoyl reductase: MATHQNIAAWLPGVGKQVEIGPADIPDPGPGELLIKVQVVAAQPAEYKIQEGTLPYQLNFPTVIGLSFSGTIVKVGTEVSRFKPGDRVVTNNCGSLRNDARFGAYQKYALTKQEMTAKIGVASFETAVSLSSLCYPASALIQTLHLDKPSDHPNPQNNANPRSEPSSA, from the exons ATGGCGACTCATCAGAACATAGCGGCATGGCTGCCAGGCGTAGGAAAACAGGTCGAAATTGGTCCTGCCGATATTCCAGACCCTGGCCCAGGGGAGCTGCTCATTAAG GTCCAAGTGGTCGCTGCGCAGCCAGCAGAGTACAAGATCCAAGAGGGAACCCTCCCGTATCAGCTGAATTTCCCCACCGTCATTGGAT TGTCTTTTTCTGGCACAATCGTCAAGGTCGGAACGGAGGTCAGCCGCTTCAAGCCGGGCGACCGCGTTGTCACCAACAATTGTGGAAGTCTCCGCAATGATGCTCGATTTGGAGCTTACCAGAAGTACGCGCTCACCAAACAAGAGATGACAGCAAAG ATTGGAGTAGCCTCTTTTGAGACTGCAGTTTCATTGTCCAGCCTGTGCTATCCTGCCAGTGCACTTATCCAGACCCTGCACCTTGACAAGCCATCTGACCATCCTAATCCCCAGAACAACGCAAACCCGAGATCCGAACCTTCTTCCGCTTAG
- a CDS encoding Putative NAD(P)-binding domain superfamily, trans-enoyl reductase yields the protein MALNTTTTTTTTTTSPEQEQEGYTVVGVASSQNAQLVKSCGCAHFVDRKSPTVKQELIDLGPFEAVLAAADAAPDQPVLGAVLAAHGGGTFLSTMGLRAGVELPPGVNGAFTAVMEPYLNPKKREFTEWVWWEFLESELTSMRLQHVPIRILGGLDKVQEAWNLLKEGKVSGQRLAITPSL from the exons atggcgttaaatacaacaacaacaacaacaacaacaacaacatccccagaacaagaacaagaag GCTACACTGTGGTTGGCGTTGCGTCTTCTCAGAATGCTCAGCTTGTGAAGTCTTGCGGCTGTGCGCACTTTGTCGACAGGAAATCACCAACTGTGAAGCAAGAGCTCATAGACCTTGGACCTTTTGAGGCCGTCTTGGCGGCTGCTGACGCAGCCCCTGATCAGCCTGTGTTGGGGGCTGTCTTGGCTGCGCATGGCGGGGGCACCTTTCTGTCGACAATGGGTTTGCGAGCGGGTGTGGAGTTGCCGCCAGGAGTGAACGGAGCCTTTACGGCCGTCATGGAGCCCTACCTTAACCCAAAGAAACGGGAGTTTACTGAGTGGGTGTGGTGGGAGTTCTTGGAAAGCGAGCTTACGTCTATGCGGCTGCAGCACGTACCAATTCGAATTCTAGGGGGCCTAGACAAGGTGCAGGAGGCATGGAATCTGTTGAAGGAGGGAAAAGTCAGCGGCCAAAGACTTGCTATTACACCTAGCCTTTAG